In Cloacibacillus sp., the following are encoded in one genomic region:
- the kdsB gene encoding 3-deoxy-manno-octulosonate cytidylyltransferase, whose translation MDKKIKTLAVIPARYASTRLPGKPLIEIDGVPLVMRVFNNVKNCPCIDRVIVATDDERIAALVSANGGEAVMTPSELPSGGDRVAFVSRMMPSEYVLNIQVDDPLVGADMIEPLVAALDADASVMLALLAKRIENMEEVEAKDIVKCVFDKNGRALYFSRSPIPYPRNEGGVWYKHIGPYGWRRDFLLDFAAAEQTPLEKVESLEMLRVLESGHAIQCVQTPRDTIEIDTPEDVARIEKYFASRR comes from the coding sequence ATGGATAAAAAGATAAAGACGCTCGCGGTGATCCCCGCGCGCTACGCGAGCACCCGTCTGCCGGGCAAGCCTCTCATTGAAATAGACGGCGTGCCTCTTGTGATGCGCGTCTTCAACAACGTGAAGAACTGTCCCTGCATAGACCGAGTTATAGTGGCGACCGACGACGAGCGCATTGCGGCGCTCGTTTCGGCAAACGGCGGGGAGGCGGTCATGACGCCCTCTGAGCTGCCAAGCGGCGGCGACCGCGTCGCCTTTGTGTCGCGGATGATGCCGTCGGAGTATGTGCTCAATATTCAGGTGGACGACCCCCTTGTCGGGGCGGATATGATAGAGCCGCTTGTGGCGGCGCTTGACGCGGACGCCTCCGTCATGCTTGCGCTGCTTGCGAAGCGCATAGAAAATATGGAAGAGGTCGAGGCGAAGGACATCGTGAAATGCGTCTTCGACAAAAACGGACGCGCGCTTTATTTCAGCCGTTCGCCGATACCATATCCGCGCAACGAGGGCGGAGTGTGGTACAAGCACATAGGCCCCTACGGCTGGCGCCGCGATTTTCTGCTGGATTTTGCTGCGGCCGAGCAGACGCCGCTTGAGAAGGTGGAGAGCCTTGAGATGCTGCGCGTGCTGGAAAGCGGCCACGCCATCCAGTGCGTCCAGACGCCGCGCGACACTATAGAGATAGATACGCCTGAGGATGTGGCGCGTATAGAAAAATATTTCGCCTCCAGACGCTAA
- a CDS encoding iron-containing alcohol dehydrogenase, with translation MNKPSTIKEFTELKPWWRTPVPTDIVLSDNGVDELLARLKKEGRSPFFVVDGALESQPAFAKIFAAGPLFVFDASFSEPRTSDVDALREEIRSLPQQPDTLVGIGGGATMDLTKATAICLANLEPAQRYQGYDLEMNKGADIWVLPALNGTGAEITPIAVLRGPEKKLGINNRYTESNVAIIDPQLSSGAPHFNRFFTMMDCYFHHYEIMMSKTSAPDAIEDAKDGLALSKEVLAHDLTEYDLGNAMLSAMASVLGGSSTIGGRVGASHAISYGLSNSAPHLPHSVAVTIAMSVLEDIYPDGYSDTCAFLKKNGLAMPKASDYGIGEKDVEKMTKTALGMEKLWHSCFGDGWRDIATREYIENIYKRIIGA, from the coding sequence ATGAACAAACCTTCAACAATCAAGGAATTTACAGAACTGAAACCGTGGTGGCGCACGCCTGTGCCGACGGATATAGTGCTTTCAGACAACGGCGTGGACGAACTTCTTGCTAGGCTCAAAAAAGAGGGCCGCAGCCCCTTTTTCGTCGTAGACGGAGCGCTGGAGAGCCAGCCCGCCTTTGCTAAGATATTTGCCGCGGGCCCGCTTTTCGTCTTTGACGCCTCTTTCTCGGAGCCGCGGACGTCCGACGTCGACGCGCTGCGCGAAGAGATACGCAGCCTGCCGCAGCAGCCGGACACGCTTGTTGGAATAGGCGGCGGCGCCACGATGGACTTGACGAAGGCGACGGCCATTTGCCTTGCGAACCTCGAACCGGCGCAGCGCTATCAGGGCTACGACCTTGAGATGAACAAGGGCGCCGATATATGGGTGCTGCCTGCGCTGAACGGCACGGGAGCCGAGATAACGCCGATCGCGGTGCTGCGCGGCCCCGAAAAAAAGCTCGGCATCAACAACAGGTATACTGAATCGAACGTCGCGATAATAGACCCGCAGCTTTCAAGCGGAGCGCCGCACTTTAACAGGTTCTTCACGATGATGGACTGCTATTTTCATCACTATGAGATCATGATGAGCAAGACGAGCGCGCCCGATGCAATAGAGGACGCGAAGGATGGACTTGCGCTCTCAAAAGAGGTGCTCGCGCACGACCTCACTGAATACGACCTCGGCAACGCGATGCTTTCAGCTATGGCCTCTGTGCTCGGCGGCAGCAGTACGATCGGCGGCCGCGTAGGCGCCTCGCACGCCATCTCTTACGGCCTCAGCAACAGCGCTCCGCACCTTCCGCACAGCGTGGCGGTCACCATCGCAATGAGCGTGCTTGAGGACATCTATCCCGACGGATACTCCGACACATGCGCCTTCCTTAAGAAAAACGGCCTGGCTATGCCTAAGGCCTCCGACTACGGCATCGGCGAAAAGGATGTCGAAAAGATGACGAAGACGGCGCTCGGCATGGAAAAACTTTGGCACAGCTGCTTTGGCGACGGCTGGCGCGACATAGCGACGCGGGAGTACATCGAAAATATCTACAAGAGAATCATAGGAGCGTGA
- a CDS encoding DegT/DnrJ/EryC1/StrS family aminotransferase yields MPGTEIFNNDEVKAAVDVLERQMIHRYGSHGARAGIYRAEDFENRAKELTGSKYALAVSSGTAALITALKGIGIKPGDEIITSPFTFIASVEAIVACDAVPVLGDLDETLGLDPASAERLITPRTKAIMPVHMFGASADMDAFIALGKKYGIPIVEDACEVVGGTYKGRMLGSIGACGAWSFDPNKTLTVGEAGMIFTDDHDAWFAMDCYSDHGHVHSKEHDRGAEGKFGFGVNYRISELQGALGAVALEKMPEALAALRANKKKIMEAGVKAGLSPRPMHDADGDTATHAIFMMPTADAAKKFQAASGCAIIAGNTWHYAKHWKALSDMGDMDYFGNHTPSYAPETMAQAESMLSRAVMFGLNIKMSDEEIAKITCAIEKGAAAAL; encoded by the coding sequence ATGCCAGGAACAGAGATATTCAATAATGACGAAGTGAAGGCGGCCGTAGACGTACTCGAACGCCAGATGATACACCGCTACGGTTCTCACGGCGCGCGCGCGGGCATCTACCGCGCCGAGGATTTTGAAAACAGGGCGAAGGAGCTGACCGGCTCAAAGTACGCACTGGCCGTTTCAAGCGGAACGGCGGCGCTCATCACAGCGCTAAAGGGCATAGGCATAAAGCCGGGAGACGAGATAATTACCTCGCCGTTTACCTTCATCGCAAGCGTTGAGGCCATCGTCGCCTGCGACGCAGTGCCTGTTCTCGGAGACCTTGACGAAACGCTGGGCCTCGACCCAGCGTCGGCGGAACGTCTTATCACTCCGCGCACAAAGGCTATAATGCCGGTCCACATGTTCGGCGCCTCTGCCGATATGGACGCCTTCATCGCTCTTGGCAAAAAATATGGCATCCCGATAGTTGAGGACGCGTGTGAAGTGGTAGGCGGCACATACAAAGGCCGTATGCTCGGAAGCATCGGCGCCTGCGGTGCGTGGAGCTTCGACCCGAACAAGACGCTCACCGTGGGCGAGGCCGGCATGATCTTCACCGACGACCACGACGCTTGGTTTGCGATGGACTGCTACAGCGATCACGGCCATGTCCACAGCAAAGAGCACGACCGCGGCGCGGAGGGCAAATTCGGCTTCGGCGTCAACTACCGTATAAGCGAGCTGCAGGGCGCGCTTGGCGCGGTCGCGCTTGAAAAGATGCCCGAGGCTCTTGCCGCGCTGCGCGCCAATAAAAAGAAGATAATGGAGGCAGGCGTAAAGGCGGGGCTTTCGCCGCGCCCGATGCACGACGCGGACGGCGATACGGCGACGCACGCCATCTTTATGATGCCCACTGCGGACGCCGCGAAAAAATTCCAGGCGGCCTCAGGCTGCGCCATAATCGCCGGCAACACGTGGCATTACGCAAAGCACTGGAAGGCGCTTTCTGATATGGGCGACATGGACTATTTCGGAAACCATACGCCGTCATACGCGCCGGAGACGATGGCGCAGGCGGAATCAATGCTTTCACGCGCCGTCATGTTCGGGCTCAACATAAAGATGAGCGACGAAGAGATCGCGAAGATAACCTGCGCGATCGAGAAGGGCGCGGCGGCCGCGCTTTAG
- a CDS encoding M20 family metallo-hydrolase yields MNEALMKEIESLEPQMVETLGKMIEYPAVSPKNGGAGEFHKAQYLLAKIKELGFDDVKVYASSDPLAAGGERPNLVVSYPGKTKRRLWFVSHTDVVPEGERSLWQTDPFKAVVKDGKIYGRGVLDNGQALVASLYALYAVKKLGIAPEYEICLALVADEEVGSKQGIQYLIKKGLFRADDLVLVPDMENEAGDFIEIAEKSILWAEFTVDGKQVHASTPQLGNNACRAANALSVALDEALHAAFPEEDSLFDPPVSTFEPTRRAQNVTNINTVPGREVFAFDCRVLPSVPLEEVEKVIAAEIKKVREKYGVTVAYGFEQREQAPAPTSPDAEAVKLLTDAVKEIFPKVEPKAGGVGGGTCAAYFRAAGIPAAVWGQAEDCAHMPNEYSVIKYLTNNAKVFALMMVGK; encoded by the coding sequence TTGAACGAAGCGCTTATGAAAGAGATAGAGTCTCTCGAACCTCAGATGGTCGAGACGCTCGGCAAAATGATAGAATATCCCGCCGTCAGCCCAAAGAACGGAGGCGCGGGCGAGTTCCACAAGGCGCAGTATCTGCTTGCGAAGATAAAGGAACTCGGCTTTGACGACGTAAAGGTCTACGCCTCGTCCGACCCGCTTGCGGCTGGCGGCGAGCGCCCCAACCTCGTCGTCTCGTATCCGGGCAAAACGAAGCGCCGCCTCTGGTTCGTCTCGCACACGGACGTCGTGCCCGAGGGCGAGCGCTCGCTGTGGCAGACGGACCCGTTCAAAGCAGTCGTAAAGGACGGGAAAATATACGGGCGCGGCGTGCTCGACAACGGGCAGGCGCTGGTGGCGTCGCTCTATGCGCTGTACGCAGTAAAAAAACTTGGAATTGCTCCCGAGTATGAGATATGCCTTGCGCTGGTCGCCGACGAAGAGGTCGGCAGCAAGCAGGGCATCCAGTATTTGATAAAAAAGGGCCTATTTCGCGCGGACGACCTCGTGCTCGTTCCCGATATGGAAAACGAGGCCGGCGATTTTATCGAGATAGCGGAAAAGAGCATCCTATGGGCTGAGTTCACCGTTGACGGAAAACAGGTGCATGCAAGCACGCCGCAGCTTGGAAACAACGCCTGCCGCGCGGCGAACGCGCTTTCTGTTGCGTTGGATGAAGCGCTGCATGCGGCCTTCCCGGAAGAGGACAGCCTCTTTGACCCGCCAGTCTCCACCTTTGAACCGACGCGCAGGGCGCAGAACGTCACCAACATCAACACTGTGCCGGGGCGCGAGGTCTTTGCCTTCGACTGCCGCGTGCTGCCCTCCGTGCCTCTTGAAGAGGTTGAAAAAGTTATAGCCGCGGAGATCAAAAAGGTGCGGGAAAAATACGGCGTCACCGTCGCGTACGGCTTTGAGCAGCGCGAGCAGGCGCCAGCTCCCACAAGCCCCGACGCTGAAGCGGTGAAGCTTCTTACCGACGCGGTGAAGGAGATATTCCCGAAGGTCGAGCCAAAGGCGGGCGGCGTGGGCGGCGGCACTTGCGCCGCGTACTTCAGAGCGGCGGGCATTCCTGCCGCCGTCTGGGGGCAGGCCGAGGACTGCGCGCACATGCCGAACGAATACTCCGTCATAAAATATCTTACGAACAACGCGAAGGTCTTCGCGCTGATGATGGTCGGAAAATAA
- a CDS encoding amidohydrolase: MDIREAAKRQNDYIVELRRWFHAHPELSFEEKNTTERIRCELEGMGIKTRTFPDYYGVIGTIHGGRPGACVMLRADIDALPSIEKTGLPFASENEGKMHACGHDAHIAMLLGAAKILSDMKEELRGTVKLLFQSAEESCHGAEYYVENGCLDGVDAIFGIHIWGTLLSPLVSLEAGGRMASCDNFKITVKGASAHGSAPHLGHDAAVAAASIIMNLQTFVSRVNDPLNTLVVTVGTIRAGTRFNIIASEAVMEGTVRTYSRELRKTIDAGLEKIIKGTAEALGCEAEFQYDRFPGPVINDHEDLNYIAQNAAVKLYGKEILTKMPKLTGSEDFAYFMEKVPGFYGFIGALKPEDGITYSNHSDKFTVDEDALHRGAALYAQFATDFLEAKSCAS; encoded by the coding sequence ATGGATATAAGAGAGGCTGCCAAAAGGCAGAACGATTATATTGTTGAGCTAAGGCGCTGGTTTCACGCGCACCCAGAGCTCTCCTTTGAGGAAAAAAATACTACTGAGCGGATAAGGTGCGAGCTGGAAGGAATGGGGATCAAGACGCGCACCTTCCCAGATTATTACGGTGTCATTGGTACAATACATGGCGGCCGTCCCGGCGCGTGCGTCATGCTGCGCGCGGACATTGACGCTCTGCCTTCCATAGAAAAGACGGGGCTGCCCTTTGCTTCCGAGAACGAAGGCAAAATGCACGCCTGTGGGCATGACGCTCATATCGCAATGCTGCTTGGCGCGGCCAAAATACTTTCTGATATGAAAGAGGAACTGCGCGGTACGGTCAAACTGCTCTTTCAGTCCGCGGAGGAATCGTGCCATGGTGCAGAATATTACGTCGAGAATGGCTGCCTTGACGGCGTAGACGCGATATTTGGCATACATATCTGGGGCACTCTGCTCTCTCCGCTAGTGAGCCTTGAGGCCGGCGGACGAATGGCTTCCTGCGATAATTTTAAAATAACGGTAAAGGGTGCTTCCGCTCACGGTTCCGCGCCGCATCTTGGACACGACGCCGCAGTCGCGGCCGCTTCCATCATCATGAACCTGCAGACCTTTGTAAGCCGTGTAAACGATCCTCTAAACACCCTTGTTGTTACGGTGGGGACGATACGCGCCGGGACGCGCTTTAACATAATTGCAAGCGAGGCCGTGATGGAGGGCACCGTGCGCACGTATTCGCGCGAGCTGCGCAAAACGATTGACGCGGGGCTTGAAAAAATAATAAAGGGTACGGCGGAGGCGCTGGGCTGTGAGGCTGAGTTTCAGTATGATCGCTTCCCGGGGCCTGTGATAAACGACCACGAAGATTTGAACTATATTGCGCAAAACGCGGCTGTTAAGCTCTATGGAAAAGAAATATTGACTAAGATGCCCAAACTGACAGGATCTGAGGATTTCGCCTATTTCATGGAAAAAGTTCCCGGTTTTTATGGATTCATCGGTGCGCTCAAGCCTGAGGACGGCATAACCTATTCCAACCACAGCGACAAATTCACAGTAGACGAGGATGCCCTTCACAGAGGAGCTGCGCTTTACGCGCAGTTCGCAACGGATTTCCTTGAAGCAAAAAGCTGCGCCTCTTGA
- a CDS encoding NlpC/P60 family protein: protein MKKILFALLLIIITGAAAGAENFCGTNEKMLSPAFWTRARGMKKEILLPKQVFTLSQNIKATSKTYCVDITAYPELISKEKVMEELANFSKRPKSERFLGPAPASDTFWQSLEAQTNTGSVRETTVVRFAVAVQNAALKTLPTDEPLYSEPNDLLFDMNVESTLKIWEPLAILHASADGKWYFTVSPTASGWLHAEAAAFTDKKTITETASRDFYTVTGNRVTTDLRTEAADAGRREFFMGTKLPKADDVETAGGVASDFSYLVLVPERSPDGSLRVATERIPRAADVTAGYLPCTEENIVKQAFKMLGERYGWGGMFSARDCSAFTRDVYACFGIELPRNSGAQTKIPSARWNAAKMTADEKKKLLTKCHAGTLLQMPGHIMLYLGTVNNKPYIIHDVYALGPSGRAGADGRRTINCVAVTDMEMTRKDGTSVIDNVTNIVTMMPEKSGK from the coding sequence TTGAAAAAAATCTTGTTCGCACTGCTTCTTATAATCATCACCGGCGCCGCCGCGGGCGCGGAAAATTTCTGCGGCACTAACGAAAAGATGCTGTCGCCGGCCTTCTGGACGCGCGCGCGCGGCATGAAGAAAGAAATTCTTTTGCCAAAGCAGGTATTCACGCTTTCGCAGAACATCAAAGCTACGTCTAAAACCTACTGCGTCGACATCACGGCCTATCCCGAGCTTATTTCAAAGGAAAAAGTTATGGAGGAGTTGGCCAATTTCTCAAAGAGGCCGAAAAGCGAACGCTTTCTAGGGCCGGCGCCCGCCTCCGACACATTTTGGCAATCGCTTGAGGCGCAGACAAACACCGGCTCGGTGCGCGAGACTACCGTCGTGCGCTTTGCGGTGGCCGTTCAAAACGCAGCGCTCAAGACGCTGCCGACGGACGAACCACTGTATAGCGAGCCAAACGACCTCCTTTTTGACATGAACGTAGAAAGCACGCTTAAGATATGGGAGCCGCTTGCCATTCTCCACGCCTCGGCGGACGGAAAGTGGTATTTCACGGTAAGCCCCACCGCCTCAGGGTGGCTGCACGCGGAGGCCGCCGCCTTCACCGACAAAAAAACCATCACCGAGACCGCCTCGCGCGATTTTTACACCGTCACAGGAAACCGCGTGACGACGGACTTGCGCACTGAGGCAGCCGACGCAGGACGCCGCGAATTTTTCATGGGGACGAAGCTGCCGAAGGCGGACGACGTGGAAACGGCGGGCGGCGTCGCCAGTGATTTTTCATATCTGGTGCTTGTCCCTGAAAGATCGCCCGACGGCTCCTTACGCGTCGCGACGGAGCGCATTCCGCGCGCCGCTGACGTGACGGCCGGATATCTGCCCTGCACTGAGGAAAATATCGTAAAACAGGCCTTCAAGATGCTCGGCGAACGCTACGGCTGGGGCGGAATGTTTTCCGCGCGCGATTGCAGCGCCTTCACGCGCGACGTTTACGCCTGCTTCGGCATAGAGCTGCCGCGCAACTCCGGCGCGCAGACGAAGATCCCTTCCGCGCGCTGGAACGCCGCGAAAATGACGGCCGACGAAAAGAAAAAACTGCTGACAAAATGTCACGCCGGAACTCTTTTACAGATGCCTGGGCATATCATGCTCTACCTGGGCACTGTAAATAATAAGCCGTATATAATACACGACGTCTATGCGCTCGGGCCATCCGGACGCGCGGGCGCCGACGGACGACGCACCATTAACTGCGTCGCCGTCACCGACATGGAGATGACGAGAAAAGACGGAACCAGCGTCATCGACAACGTTACCAACATCGTGACGATGATGCCGGAAAAATCAGGCAAATAG
- the secA gene encoding preprotein translocase subunit SecA encodes MGLLNGVIKALGFDPNDRAIAKYEKRAEIIDSYEAETEKLTDEELARSAQIFKERLDKGETIDDILPEVFARVREVSKRTLGLRHFKEQMIGGMALNDGNIAEMKTGEGKTLVATLAVALNAIEKKGVHVVTVNDYLAARDAQWMSPVYNGMGLSVGVISPFMADDKRSEAYHCDITYGTNSEFGFDYLRDNMAIQKEQQVQRGHNFCIVDEVDSILIDEARTPLIISGPSEDNTEPYRIADGVARELLKTTDFELDEKERNLALTEAGISKAERLMNLPNLFTDFNNSSLSHKIVQALKAHHLFQRDVHYVVKDGEIVIVDEFTGRLMFGRRYSDGLHQAIEAKERVKVGRENQTLATITLQNYFRMYKKLAGMTGTALTESEEFNEIYGLKVIVIPTHMPMVRKDNPDSVYKTSEEKYIAAADEAAEHHEKGQPILIGTASIEHSETVSKLLKVRKIPHSVLNAKVHEREATIVAQAGRFGAVTVATNMAGRGTDIVLGGNPEFLAKEELEKEGKSPADEPQLYAETLEKYKKLCAEEHEKVIATGGLHIIGTERHESRRIDNQLRGRSGRQGDPGESRFYISLEDDLIRLFGGEKISGIMEKLGMEKGESIEHPLLSRAIENAQKKVEEMHFDIRKQLLSYDNVMNRQREAIYKERADILDDKDITARTLSVLEDTAQAQLDKIFEDKKAEEPEVKSVSVRLNALFWPGIARHLEGVQAEVELEEARPKILDEIRARFRQKTEELGGMLSEQIYRYIFLEVLDKNWKEHLLAMDELRRGIGLRAIGQKDPLIEYQFESFNLFQQMLEQIREGITEFALRVSVVTKEPEHEESRKKWRESRDPFDIPQASGANYNDDMENPGTLATAQKTQPVINDIKIGRNDPCPCGSGKKYKQCCGRNKE; translated from the coding sequence ATGGGGCTTCTCAACGGAGTAATAAAGGCTCTGGGCTTTGACCCGAACGACAGGGCAATCGCGAAATATGAAAAAAGAGCGGAGATAATAGATTCCTACGAGGCGGAGACTGAAAAGCTCACCGACGAGGAACTTGCAAGATCCGCGCAGATTTTTAAGGAACGCCTTGACAAAGGCGAAACGATCGACGACATACTGCCCGAGGTCTTCGCCAGGGTGCGCGAAGTCTCAAAGCGCACGCTTGGACTGAGACACTTCAAGGAACAGATGATAGGCGGTATGGCGCTCAACGACGGCAACATCGCCGAGATGAAGACAGGCGAAGGAAAGACGCTTGTCGCGACTCTCGCCGTCGCGCTCAACGCCATCGAGAAAAAAGGCGTCCATGTGGTCACGGTAAACGACTACCTCGCGGCGCGCGACGCTCAGTGGATGTCGCCAGTCTACAACGGCATGGGCCTTTCCGTCGGCGTCATCTCGCCGTTTATGGCCGACGACAAGCGCTCCGAGGCCTATCACTGCGACATAACCTACGGAACGAACAGTGAATTCGGCTTCGACTATCTGCGCGACAACATGGCTATACAGAAGGAGCAGCAGGTTCAGCGCGGCCATAACTTCTGCATCGTAGACGAAGTAGACTCCATCCTCATAGACGAGGCAAGGACGCCGCTTATCATCTCCGGCCCCTCCGAGGACAACACGGAGCCGTACCGCATTGCGGACGGCGTGGCGCGCGAACTTCTCAAGACCACGGACTTCGAGCTTGACGAAAAAGAACGCAACCTGGCGCTCACCGAGGCGGGCATCTCAAAGGCAGAACGGCTCATGAACCTGCCCAATCTCTTCACCGACTTCAACAACTCGTCGCTTTCGCACAAAATAGTGCAGGCGCTCAAAGCGCATCACCTCTTCCAGCGCGACGTTCACTACGTCGTGAAGGACGGCGAGATCGTCATCGTAGACGAATTCACGGGGCGCCTCATGTTCGGCCGCCGTTACTCCGACGGGCTGCATCAGGCGATAGAGGCCAAGGAACGCGTGAAGGTGGGCCGCGAAAACCAGACGCTCGCCACGATCACGCTGCAGAACTATTTCCGTATGTACAAGAAACTGGCGGGCATGACGGGAACGGCCCTCACAGAGTCCGAAGAGTTCAACGAAATATACGGCCTCAAGGTCATCGTCATCCCGACCCACATGCCGATGGTGAGAAAAGACAATCCCGACTCCGTCTACAAAACGTCGGAGGAAAAATATATCGCGGCCGCGGACGAAGCGGCGGAGCATCACGAAAAGGGCCAGCCGATACTGATAGGCACGGCCTCTATTGAACATTCGGAGACTGTCAGCAAGCTGCTTAAGGTGCGCAAGATACCCCACAGCGTCCTCAACGCGAAGGTCCACGAACGCGAGGCCACCATCGTAGCGCAGGCAGGACGCTTCGGAGCGGTCACAGTGGCCACGAACATGGCGGGCCGCGGAACGGACATCGTGCTTGGCGGCAACCCTGAATTCCTCGCAAAAGAAGAGCTCGAAAAAGAGGGCAAAAGCCCCGCCGACGAGCCGCAGCTCTACGCCGAGACGCTTGAAAAATACAAGAAGCTCTGCGCCGAAGAGCACGAAAAGGTCATAGCGACCGGCGGCCTCCACATCATAGGCACTGAACGCCACGAGTCGCGCCGTATAGACAACCAGCTCCGCGGCCGCTCAGGCCGTCAGGGCGACCCGGGCGAAAGCAGATTCTACATCTCGCTCGAAGACGACCTGATAAGGCTCTTCGGCGGAGAAAAAATTTCCGGCATAATGGAAAAGCTTGGCATGGAGAAGGGCGAATCAATAGAACATCCGCTGCTTTCAAGGGCCATCGAAAACGCGCAGAAAAAGGTAGAAGAGATGCACTTTGACATACGCAAACAACTCCTCTCCTACGACAACGTCATGAACCGCCAGCGCGAGGCCATATACAAGGAGCGCGCCGACATATTGGACGACAAGGACATCACGGCGCGCACGCTGAGCGTCCTTGAGGACACGGCTCAGGCGCAGCTCGACAAAATATTCGAGGATAAAAAAGCTGAAGAGCCAGAGGTCAAGTCCGTCAGCGTTCGCCTGAACGCTCTCTTCTGGCCCGGCATCGCGCGCCACCTTGAAGGCGTGCAGGCCGAGGTCGAACTTGAAGAGGCGCGTCCTAAGATACTGGATGAGATACGCGCACGCTTCCGGCAGAAGACGGAAGAACTTGGAGGAATGCTCTCCGAGCAGATATACAGGTACATCTTCCTCGAAGTGCTCGACAAAAACTGGAAGGAACATCTGCTTGCGATGGACGAACTGCGCCGCGGCATCGGCCTTCGCGCGATAGGCCAGAAAGATCCTCTCATCGAGTATCAGTTTGAATCCTTCAACCTCTTCCAGCAGATGCTTGAGCAGATACGCGAAGGCATCACTGAATTTGCGCTGAGAGTCTCCGTCGTGACGAAGGAACCGGAACACGAGGAGAGCCGCAAAAAGTGGCGCGAAAGCCGCGACCCGTTCGACATCCCGCAGGCGTCCGGCGCGAACTACAACGACGATATGGAAAACCCAGGCACGCTTGCCACCGCGCAGAAGACCCAGCCTGTCATAAACGACATAAAGATAGGCAGAAACGACCCGTGCCCGTGCGGCAGCGGCAAGAAATACAAGCAGTGCTGCGGACGGAACAAGGAATAA